The nucleotide sequence GCTTTGGCCTCTGCGGGGTTGGCGCAAACAACAATAACGACCTGAGCATCCGCCGCCATCTTGGCATAGGGATGGCGCTCGGCAATAGAGGCCAGCAGGGCCGTGTCGCGCACCACCACAAAATGCCATGGCTGTTTATTGTGGGCGCTGGGGGCGCACATGGCGGCCTTGAGCACAAGCTGCAAATCGTCATCGCTCACAGGCTCGGCAGTAAACTTGCGGATACTGCGGCGAGTAAACAGGGCTTCAAAAACGTCCATCAGCATCTTCTCCTCTATTGTCAAAATATAGAAATATCAGTGCGTTGCTGGCACAATCCAAGCCAGCTGCGCTGCCAATTTATAGGGCAGCATGCCATAACCGACGATAAAACAAAAGACTACTCTGGCTTAGTTGTGCACAAATCACACTACACTACTGCAAACATATCTGCAAAATCTATTAATATATCTGTAATTCATCATATTTCATTCATGATAATATTTCAATAAAAGCAATCTAAGTATACATAATGATACTATGTAACAAAATTGTGCGTACTTGCATATCTGTAATGCTTGCCTATATTCATGCAAATCACTTTCTCAAAGGAGCTATTTATGATCATCGAAAGTAATGTGGCAGAAAATGAAACCGTAGTTCAGGTAGCGAAACAAATGGCTGTTGCAGCCAGAACAGCACCAAAAACAAGGGGGATTGACAGTATTGTGATAAAAATTATGACTGGTGATGCGGTTCAGCAACTAGCGACGCAGATGGCTGAGCTTGGGAAGGATATGGATGAACAGTTTCGCGCAAGAAACATGCGCGACGCACAAAGTATAAAAAATTCGCACGCTGTTGTCCTTATTGGAACACAATCAAAACCGCGGGGGGTAACATCATGCGGATTTTGCGGTTTTACAGATTGCAGGGAATCGCAGCAGAAAGGTGGGCATTGCGCTTTTGACGACATTGATCTGGGCATTGCGCTGGGAAGCGCTGTTTCCATTGCGGCAGATAACCGCGTTGATAACAGGATAATGTTTTCTATA is from Desulfovibrio desulfuricans and encodes:
- a CDS encoding nitroreductase family protein, encoding MDVFEALFTRRSIRKFTAEPVSDDDLQLVLKAAMCAPSAHNKQPWHFVVVRDTALLASIAERHPYAKMAADAQVVIVVCANPAEAKAPGYWQQDCSAALENMLIAARGLNLGTVWCGMYPFEDRVEPIRDLLKVPAQINMLGLVVMGHPAQPFAEADRFSKDKIHLNGW
- a CDS encoding ferredoxin domain-containing protein, producing MIIESNVAENETVVQVAKQMAVAARTAPKTRGIDSIVIKIMTGDAVQQLATQMAELGKDMDEQFRARNMRDAQSIKNSHAVVLIGTQSKPRGVTSCGFCGFTDCRESQQKGGHCAFDDIDLGIALGSAVSIAADNRVDNRIMFSIGKTAKILRLLGDGVTKILGIPLSATGKNKYFDLGAFHKF